The Caldicellulosiruptor changbaiensis genome has a segment encoding these proteins:
- the arfA gene encoding arabinosylfuranosidase ArfA: MKKAKVIYDKEFVIGQVDKRIYGSFLEHMGRAIYTGIYEPDHPQADEMGFRKDVLELVRQLNVPIVRYPGGNFVSGYNWEDGIGPKEKRPRRLELAWRAIETNEVGVNEFVEWAKRANTSVMMTVNLGTRGIDAARNLVEYCNFPGGTYYSDLRRQHGYQQPHNIKVWCLGNEMDGDWQIGHKTAYEYGRLAREAAKVMKWVDPSIELVAAGSSGPKMPTFPEWEAIVLDHTYDLVDYVSLHVYYGNPEKDTKNFVAKSLEMEEFIKTVISTIDYVKAKKRSKKVVNISFDEWNVWYHAHLEGKDEKAQPWAQVRAIAEEDYVFEDAILVGCMLIALLKHCDRVKMACMAQLVNVIAPITTVKGGIAYRQVIYYPFMHAANYGHGVALLPKVNSPKYDSKDFTDVPYIETVATYNEEKNEITVFAVNRDLEEEMQVEFKLDGFEDFEVVEHIVYESDDIYKGNTQDKPDNVVPHKGGNSKIEGNVLTSILPKFSWNVIRLKKREN; encoded by the coding sequence ATGAAAAAAGCAAAAGTCATCTACGATAAGGAGTTCGTAATCGGGCAAGTAGACAAGAGAATCTACGGTTCATTTTTGGAACACATGGGAAGAGCAATATACACAGGAATCTATGAACCAGACCATCCGCAGGCTGATGAAATGGGGTTTAGAAAGGATGTTTTAGAACTTGTTCGGCAGCTGAATGTTCCTATTGTAAGATATCCGGGCGGCAATTTTGTGTCGGGGTATAACTGGGAAGACGGTATTGGTCCAAAAGAAAAAAGACCGAGAAGACTTGAGCTTGCGTGGAGAGCCATCGAGACAAATGAGGTTGGTGTAAACGAATTTGTTGAATGGGCAAAAAGAGCAAACACCTCTGTTATGATGACAGTAAATCTTGGTACACGTGGAATTGATGCAGCAAGAAACTTAGTTGAGTATTGCAACTTCCCAGGCGGCACATACTACAGTGATTTGAGACGTCAGCATGGTTATCAGCAGCCGCACAACATAAAAGTATGGTGTCTTGGTAACGAGATGGATGGTGACTGGCAGATAGGTCATAAAACTGCATATGAGTATGGAAGGCTTGCAAGAGAAGCTGCAAAAGTTATGAAATGGGTAGACCCAAGTATTGAGCTTGTTGCAGCTGGAAGCTCGGGGCCCAAAATGCCAACATTTCCTGAGTGGGAAGCAATTGTTTTGGACCACACATATGACCTTGTAGATTATGTTTCTCTACATGTGTACTATGGAAATCCTGAAAAGGACACAAAGAACTTTGTTGCAAAATCGCTTGAGATGGAAGAGTTTATCAAAACAGTTATATCAACAATTGACTATGTAAAGGCTAAAAAGAGAAGCAAAAAGGTTGTCAATATCTCATTTGACGAATGGAATGTATGGTACCATGCTCATCTTGAGGGGAAAGACGAAAAAGCCCAGCCTTGGGCACAAGTTCGTGCTATTGCTGAAGAAGATTATGTGTTCGAAGATGCAATTTTGGTGGGATGCATGCTGATTGCACTTTTGAAACACTGTGATAGAGTCAAGATGGCGTGCATGGCACAGCTTGTAAATGTAATTGCTCCAATTACCACTGTAAAAGGTGGAATTGCTTACAGACAGGTAATATACTATCCTTTCATGCATGCTGCAAACTATGGGCATGGAGTTGCACTACTTCCCAAGGTAAATTCTCCTAAATATGACTCAAAAGACTTTACTGATGTTCCATACATTGAAACAGTTGCAACATACAATGAGGAGAAGAATGAAATAACAGTCTTTGCAGTCAACAGAGATTTAGAAGAGGAGATGCAAGTTGAATTTAAGCTTGATGGTTTTGAAGACTTTGAGGTTGTGGAGCACATTGTATATGAAAGTGATGATATTTACAAAGGGAACACTCAAGATAAGCCTGACAATGTTGTGCCCCACAAAGGTGGAAATTCAAAGATAGAAGGTAATGTTTTAACATCCATATTGCCCAAATTCTCATGGAATGTTATCAGATTGAAGAAGAGGGAAAATTAA
- a CDS encoding epoxyqueuosine reductase QueH, with product MRLLMHTCCGPCSVYPLEKLSEEGHEVFGLFFNPNIHPYTEFKNRLDSAKIFYDLRGKKLIVIDEYPLEEFLRNCAFRENARCIYCYSVRLERTALVAKKSGFDAFTTSLLVSPYQKHELIKELGEAISKKYEIEFYYRDFREGFREGRQKAREMGLYMQKYCGCIYSEKERFYKETK from the coding sequence ATGAGGTTACTTATGCACACATGCTGTGGTCCTTGTAGTGTGTACCCTTTGGAAAAGCTAAGTGAAGAAGGGCATGAAGTTTTTGGGCTTTTTTTCAATCCAAACATTCATCCTTATACAGAGTTTAAAAACAGATTAGATTCAGCAAAGATTTTTTATGACCTGCGCGGTAAAAAACTTATTGTGATAGATGAGTACCCTTTGGAAGAGTTTTTACGAAACTGTGCTTTTAGAGAAAATGCAAGGTGTATTTATTGTTATTCTGTGAGGTTAGAAAGAACTGCCTTGGTTGCCAAAAAAAGTGGGTTTGATGCCTTTACAACCTCTCTTTTGGTAAGTCCTTATCAAAAGCATGAGCTTATAAAAGAACTTGGAGAAGCCATTTCAAAAAAGTACGAGATTGAGTTTTATTATAGAGATTTCAGGGAAGGATTTAGAGAAGGAAGGCAAAAAGCAAGAGAGATGGGACTTTATATGCAAAAGTATTGCGGCTGTATTTACAGTGAAAAAGAGAGGTTTTACAAGGAAACGAAATGA
- the ruvC gene encoding crossover junction endodeoxyribonuclease RuvC — protein sequence MRVLGIDPGIALTGYGIIESKNGSEFKVIDYGRIETSSSLKKSMRLLHLYTELCSIISLYQPDVVAIEELFFSKNSKTAITIGEARGVIILTCIQNNLSIYEYTPLQVKQSITGYGRADKTQIQKMVKSLLGLSEIPKPDDVADALAVAMCHILSSSSVLYQEDEV from the coding sequence TTGCGAGTGCTTGGTATTGACCCCGGGATTGCGCTGACTGGTTATGGAATTATAGAGTCTAAAAATGGCTCAGAGTTTAAAGTAATCGACTATGGCAGAATAGAAACTTCGAGCAGTCTCAAAAAGTCGATGAGACTTTTACATCTTTATACTGAGCTTTGTAGCATAATTTCGCTGTACCAGCCTGACGTTGTTGCAATTGAAGAACTTTTTTTCAGTAAAAACTCCAAAACTGCTATCACAATTGGTGAGGCAAGAGGTGTGATTATTCTCACATGTATTCAGAATAACCTAAGTATTTACGAATACACCCCATTGCAGGTCAAACAATCCATAACTGGATATGGTAGAGCAGATAAAACTCAAATACAAAAAATGGTAAAAAGTCTACTTGGTCTTTCTGAAATTCCCAAGCCAGATGATGTTGCAGATGCTTTGGCTGTTGCGATGTGTCATATACTGTCAAGCTCTTCGGTACTTTATCAGGAGGATGAAGTATGA
- a CDS encoding arabinan endo-1,5-alpha-L-arabinosidase encodes MSVGNKNLILKGGLLILLCVIVVLVNVLVFALAGKKDISASSTKNIKVTYPKAPPKITLYDLSIINDEKKWTVNNVHDPAIIKADNGWYYIYSTDVKVGGVPKPGIQIRKSKDLINWQFVGYVFNGKDYVYGGIPKGAYEWTQATNLWAPDIKRMNGKYYLYYAASQFGKNQSYIGLATATNPEGPWKDEGEVIKTKQGDVVNAIDPCLTFDANGQPWLVYGSFFGGIYIIKIDKKTGKPAEKGFGKLIARRDMSVQDAIEGPYIIYNPKFKKYYLFVSYDSLFNDYNVRVGRSDKITGPYVDYNGKLMTDIESPPSEVGTKILGGYHFENDDGWIAPGHNSVLIDGNDYYIIHHARGALDKNWPYLHVRKILWTDDGWPVVSPERYAGEKEQVLSKDLVVGIWERIVLDPYDYLQSEPVKITLLKSGKINSENSSDFWTFVSPNTIKLNWCKDKTKKIYEVETVKVIPAWDWENWKPTLVFTGLSNKGIAVWGKKVK; translated from the coding sequence ATGAGTGTGGGAAATAAAAATTTGATTTTAAAAGGTGGACTTTTAATTCTTCTTTGTGTAATAGTTGTTTTAGTAAATGTATTAGTCTTTGCCTTAGCAGGTAAAAAAGATATTAGCGCTTCGTCAACCAAGAATATTAAAGTAACTTACCCTAAAGCACCTCCAAAAATAACCTTATATGATCTGTCAATTATAAACGATGAAAAGAAGTGGACGGTCAACAATGTTCATGACCCTGCAATTATCAAAGCTGATAACGGATGGTACTATATATACTCTACTGATGTAAAAGTTGGAGGTGTGCCAAAACCAGGAATACAAATTCGAAAATCAAAAGATTTGATTAACTGGCAGTTTGTTGGATATGTATTCAATGGAAAAGATTATGTTTATGGTGGTATTCCAAAAGGTGCTTATGAATGGACCCAGGCAACAAATCTTTGGGCTCCAGATATAAAAAGGATGAATGGAAAATACTACCTTTATTATGCTGCATCTCAATTTGGAAAGAATCAATCGTATATTGGTTTAGCCACAGCTACAAATCCAGAAGGGCCATGGAAAGACGAAGGTGAGGTTATAAAAACAAAACAGGGTGATGTTGTCAACGCAATTGACCCATGCCTTACATTTGATGCAAATGGTCAGCCCTGGCTTGTGTATGGTTCTTTCTTTGGGGGAATATATATAATCAAAATTGATAAAAAAACAGGCAAGCCCGCTGAAAAAGGGTTTGGTAAGTTAATTGCAAGAAGAGATATGAGTGTTCAAGATGCAATCGAAGGACCGTATATCATTTACAATCCAAAATTTAAAAAATATTATCTTTTTGTCTCATATGATTCGCTGTTTAACGATTACAATGTTCGTGTTGGAAGGTCAGACAAAATTACTGGACCTTATGTGGATTACAATGGCAAACTTATGACTGATATTGAATCTCCCCCTTCTGAAGTTGGAACTAAGATTTTGGGCGGTTACCATTTCGAAAATGATGATGGTTGGATTGCACCAGGACACAACTCTGTACTGATAGATGGGAATGATTATTATATAATCCATCATGCAAGAGGAGCTTTGGATAAAAATTGGCCTTATCTACATGTACGGAAAATCCTTTGGACAGATGATGGATGGCCTGTTGTATCACCTGAGAGATATGCGGGTGAAAAAGAACAGGTTCTGTCTAAAGACTTGGTTGTTGGTATTTGGGAAAGGATAGTGCTTGACCCGTATGATTATCTCCAATCGGAGCCTGTAAAAATTACTCTTCTTAAGAGTGGAAAGATAAATTCTGAAAATAGTAGCGACTTTTGGACATTTGTTTCCCCAAATACGATAAAACTAAACTGGTGCAAAGATAAAACCAAAAAGATTTATGAAGTTGAAACTGTCAAGGTCATACCAGCATGGGATTGGGAGAACTGGAAGCCCACCTTAGTCTTCACTGGTCTTAGCAACAAAGGAATTGCGGTTTGGGGGAAGAAAGTAAAATAA
- the ruvB gene encoding Holliday junction branch migration DNA helicase RuvB yields MERLLDNKFSIEDVHEESLRPKTLEDYIGQQKVKEKIKIFIEAAKKRKEPLDHVLLYGPPGLGKTTLANIIANEMGVDIKVTSGPAIERAGDLVAILTNIGENNILFIDEIHRLNRTIEEVLYPAMEDKKVDIVIGKGPSAKTIRLTLPPFTLIGATTRAGLLSSPLRDRFGIIERLDYYTVEELSQIVMRSASILKCDIEKEACIEIAKRSRGTPRVANRLLRRLRDYAMVKHTGSITYEVAKNGLEMFEVDEYGLDLVDRNILEAIVYKFGGGPVGLSTIAAAIGEDEGTIEDIYEPYLIQEGFLVKTARGRVATQKAINHIAKIKFNVKESGDKR; encoded by the coding sequence ATGGAGAGATTACTGGATAATAAATTTTCTATTGAGGATGTTCATGAGGAGTCACTGCGACCAAAGACACTTGAAGATTATATAGGCCAGCAAAAAGTGAAAGAAAAAATAAAAATCTTTATTGAAGCTGCCAAAAAAAGAAAAGAACCTCTTGACCATGTACTCTTATATGGTCCACCTGGTCTTGGAAAAACAACATTGGCAAACATCATTGCAAATGAAATGGGAGTTGATATAAAAGTAACATCTGGCCCTGCAATAGAGAGAGCAGGCGACCTTGTTGCCATTCTTACAAATATTGGTGAAAATAATATTTTGTTTATTGATGAAATTCATAGACTAAACAGAACAATCGAAGAGGTTTTATATCCTGCAATGGAAGACAAAAAGGTTGATATTGTGATTGGTAAAGGTCCGTCCGCAAAGACTATAAGATTGACTTTGCCACCTTTTACACTCATTGGAGCAACAACAAGGGCAGGTCTTTTATCATCACCGCTGAGAGACAGGTTTGGAATAATAGAAAGGCTTGACTACTACACAGTTGAAGAGCTAAGCCAGATTGTTATGAGGTCTGCCAGCATTTTAAAGTGCGATATAGAAAAAGAAGCATGCATAGAGATTGCAAAGCGCTCAAGAGGAACTCCAAGAGTTGCAAACAGACTACTTAGAAGACTTAGAGATTATGCTATGGTAAAGCACACAGGAAGTATAACATATGAGGTTGCAAAGAATGGGCTTGAGATGTTTGAGGTGGACGAATATGGACTTGACCTTGTTGACAGGAATATTTTGGAAGCAATAGTTTACAAGTTTGGCGGAGGACCTGTTGGACTTTCTACAATTGCAGCTGCCATTGGAGAAGATGAAGGGACAATTGAAGATATCTATGAACCTTATTTGATTCAGGAAGGTTTTTTAGTAAAGACTGCGCGAGGAAGAGTTGCCACTCAAAAAGCTATAAATCACATTGCAAAGATAAAGTTTAATGTCAAAGAAAGTGGTGATAAAAGATGA
- the ruvA gene encoding Holliday junction branch migration protein RuvA codes for MIDSIVGTIQEVFNNYVILNYNNIYIKIFCNSTKFSEFLGKEKRVYVSLKFNENLSELECYGFLTREERELFLKLQKVTGVGSKLALQILSSIDYQQLIVEIAKGNVARLEKVKGIGKKTASRIILELKETLKKEFKVASTSGTEEKTYEKLEEISLALLSLGYEIDEINQVLSSEDFSELSLEDGIKLALKKLSKI; via the coding sequence ATGATAGATTCTATTGTGGGAACCATCCAAGAGGTATTTAATAATTATGTTATCCTCAATTACAATAACATATACATAAAAATATTTTGTAATAGCACAAAATTCTCTGAATTTTTAGGCAAAGAAAAGAGAGTGTATGTTAGCCTAAAGTTTAACGAAAATTTATCAGAGCTTGAATGTTACGGTTTTTTGACAAGGGAAGAAAGAGAACTTTTTTTAAAGCTTCAGAAGGTAACCGGTGTTGGCAGCAAATTAGCTCTTCAGATTCTTTCATCAATAGATTATCAGCAGCTTATTGTGGAAATTGCAAAGGGAAATGTGGCAAGACTTGAGAAGGTAAAAGGAATTGGAAAAAAAACTGCAAGCAGGATAATTCTTGAACTTAAAGAGACACTCAAGAAAGAGTTCAAAGTAGCTTCTACTTCAGGTACAGAAGAAAAAACTTATGAAAAGCTTGAGGAAATATCTTTAGCACTTTTATCCTTGGGATATGAGATAGATGAAATCAACCAGGTTCTTTCATCCGAAGATTTTTCTGAACTTTCTTTGGAAGATGGAATAAAACTTGCTTTGAAAAAGTTATCAAAGATTTGA
- the rplU gene encoding 50S ribosomal protein L21 yields MYAIIETGGKQYKVQEGDVLKVEKLKADVDSVVKIDKVLAISSDDGFVVGKPYVDGAYVEAKVLEHAKDKKIIVFTYKSKTGYHRKLGHRQWYTKIQITKIAK; encoded by the coding sequence ATGTATGCAATAATTGAAACAGGTGGAAAGCAATATAAGGTGCAGGAAGGCGACGTTTTAAAGGTTGAAAAATTAAAAGCTGATGTTGACTCTGTGGTAAAGATTGATAAGGTGTTGGCAATTTCGTCTGACGATGGGTTTGTTGTTGGAAAGCCATATGTAGATGGCGCATATGTTGAAGCAAAGGTTTTAGAACATGCAAAGGATAAGAAAATCATAGTATTTACTTACAAATCAAAAACAGGTTACCACAGAAAACTTGGACATCGCCAGTGGTATACAAAGATTCAGATAACAAAAATAGCAAAGTAA
- a CDS encoding ribosomal-processing cysteine protease Prp, with translation MIEATFLKSQKKGYYKIVVKGHSHFAPKGKDIVCSAVSSIVLANVNGCIEILKAEHSLEQKEGYLEFEVLNNNEEVTKGCSLLLQTAYLALKELESQYPKYVKVEVKEDEVNI, from the coding sequence ATGATTGAAGCTACTTTTTTAAAATCACAAAAGAAAGGGTATTATAAAATAGTTGTCAAAGGGCACAGCCATTTTGCTCCGAAAGGTAAAGATATTGTTTGCAGTGCAGTCTCTTCAATAGTACTTGCAAATGTAAATGGCTGTATTGAGATATTGAAAGCTGAGCATTCGTTAGAACAAAAAGAAGGCTATTTAGAATTTGAAGTGCTAAATAACAATGAAGAAGTAACAAAGGGCTGTTCGCTTCTTCTTCAAACAGCATATTTAGCGTTAAAAGAGTTAGAATCTCAGTATCCAAAATATGTTAAAGTGGAGGTGAAAGAGGATGAAGTTAATATTTGA
- the obgE gene encoding GTPase ObgE: MFVDIAKIYVKAGDGGDGIVAFRREKYVPAGGPAGGDGGKGGDVIFVADRELNTLLDFKYKRHYKAQNGERGGPNNMHGKDGEDLIIKVPVGTVIKDAETGEIIADLSREGDRAIVAHGGRGGRGNAHFATATRQVPRFAEVGEKGDELWVILELKVLADVGLIGYPNVGKSTFLSVATNARPEIANYPFTTKYPNLGIVYISEGESFVLADIPGLIEGASEGAGLGHQFLRHVERTKVLIHIVDVSGSEGREPVEDFIKINEELKKYSPELAQKPQIVAANKMDLPDAQAYFELFKEEIEKMGYEVYPISAATGMGIREVLKRAYELLKQQKAAENIEEDAKPRTFVYYKKKDVKPLTVRKENGVYVVEGTVVEKVARNIVLNDHDSFRYFQNFLNKLGVFDKLREMGIQDGDIVRILDVEFEYYE, from the coding sequence ATGTTTGTGGACATTGCAAAGATTTATGTCAAAGCAGGGGATGGCGGAGATGGTATAGTTGCGTTCAGGCGGGAGAAGTACGTTCCAGCAGGAGGTCCTGCAGGAGGAGATGGTGGAAAAGGCGGAGATGTGATATTTGTTGCTGATAGGGAGCTGAACACCCTGCTTGATTTTAAATACAAAAGACATTACAAGGCACAAAATGGTGAGCGTGGCGGACCTAACAATATGCATGGCAAAGACGGCGAAGATTTGATAATAAAGGTTCCTGTTGGAACTGTAATAAAAGATGCTGAAACTGGTGAGATAATTGCTGACCTGTCGAGAGAAGGCGACAGAGCAATTGTTGCCCACGGTGGTAGAGGTGGCAGAGGAAATGCCCATTTTGCAACAGCCACAAGGCAAGTTCCAAGGTTTGCTGAGGTTGGGGAGAAAGGGGACGAGCTTTGGGTAATTTTGGAGCTAAAAGTCTTAGCAGATGTTGGACTGATTGGCTATCCAAACGTTGGTAAGTCAACATTCTTGTCTGTTGCAACAAACGCAAGACCTGAGATAGCAAACTATCCATTTACAACAAAGTATCCCAACCTTGGGATTGTATATATTAGCGAGGGTGAAAGCTTTGTCTTAGCAGACATACCAGGGCTTATTGAAGGGGCAAGTGAAGGAGCAGGTCTTGGGCATCAATTTTTGCGACATGTTGAAAGGACAAAGGTTTTGATTCATATTGTTGATGTGTCGGGAAGTGAAGGAAGAGAGCCTGTTGAGGATTTTATAAAAATCAATGAGGAGCTAAAAAAATACAGCCCTGAACTTGCCCAAAAGCCTCAAATTGTCGCAGCAAACAAGATGGACCTTCCTGATGCTCAGGCGTATTTTGAACTTTTCAAAGAAGAGATTGAAAAGATGGGGTATGAAGTGTATCCCATCTCTGCTGCAACTGGCATGGGGATAAGAGAGGTTTTAAAAAGAGCTTATGAACTTTTGAAACAGCAAAAGGCAGCTGAAAATATCGAAGAGGATGCAAAGCCACGGACGTTTGTATACTACAAGAAAAAGGATGTAAAACCGCTTACTGTCAGAAAAGAAAACGGTGTATATGTTGTAGAAGGAACAGTTGTAGAGAAGGTAGCAAGAAACATAGTTTTAAATGACCATGACTCATTCAGGTATTTTCAAAATTTCTTAAACAAGCTTGGGGTCTTTGACAAGCTAAGAGAGATGGGAATCCAGGATGGCGACATTGTGAGGATACTTGATGTTGAGTTTGAATATTATGAATAA
- the rpmA gene encoding 50S ribosomal protein L27: MKLIFDIQLFAHKKAGGSTRNGRDSESKRLGVKRSDGQFVLAGNILVRQRGTKFHPGKNVGRGGDDTLFALVTGYVKFENKRGRKVVSVIPAEEMVAAQ, translated from the coding sequence ATGAAGTTAATATTTGACATTCAGCTGTTTGCACACAAGAAAGCTGGTGGTTCAACAAGAAACGGAAGAGACAGCGAGTCAAAAAGACTTGGTGTTAAAAGGTCAGACGGTCAGTTTGTTTTGGCAGGAAACATCTTGGTAAGACAGAGGGGAACTAAATTCCACCCAGGCAAGAATGTCGGTCGTGGTGGAGATGACACACTTTTTGCTTTAGTTACAGGGTATGTAAAGTTTGAAAACAAGAGAGGAAGAAAAGTTGTGTCTGTTATTCCAGCTGAAGAGATGGTTGCTGCTCAATAA
- the melA gene encoding alpha-glucosidase/alpha-galactosidase, translating into MLKIAIIGAGSGVFTRNLVRDILSYPELRDSTIALMDIDSVRLEFMRRALQKLIEQEKYPTKLEATTDRKEALKGAKYVIVTIQVGGLKPFEYDIYIPLKYGVKQAVGDTIGPGGVFRALRTIPVLLDIAKDMEELCPDALLLNYVNPMAMNCWALNKATNIKNVGLCHSVQGTAEFLAKIIGAKMEEISYLCAGINHMAWFLKFEWKGKDAYPLIREKANDPEIYTQDVTKFEILKHFGYYVSESSFHMSEYVPYFRKSDNWINKIHRTHSWHKEHYNGMYLHCCLDAAKTLLEDLKKMAEADYIDPKRSNEYCATIIHSIETNTPSVINGNVENKDVITNLPEGCCVEVPCLVDKNGIQPTYVGDLPPQLAALNRTNINVQELTVLAALTGDREAVYHAIMMDPLTSAVLDLGTIRQMVDEMFEAEKEWLPEKFYR; encoded by the coding sequence ATGCTCAAAATAGCTATCATAGGTGCAGGAAGTGGAGTTTTCACAAGGAACTTGGTAAGAGACATTTTGTCGTATCCAGAGCTAAGAGACTCTACAATAGCGCTTATGGACATTGACAGTGTAAGGCTTGAATTTATGAGAAGAGCTTTACAAAAGCTCATTGAACAGGAAAAGTATCCTACTAAACTTGAAGCTACAACTGATAGAAAAGAGGCTTTAAAAGGTGCAAAATATGTTATTGTCACAATACAGGTTGGAGGTTTAAAACCTTTCGAGTATGACATTTACATTCCTCTAAAATATGGTGTAAAACAGGCAGTTGGTGATACAATAGGTCCAGGTGGAGTTTTCAGGGCTTTGCGAACAATACCGGTTTTGCTTGACATTGCAAAGGACATGGAAGAGCTGTGTCCTGACGCACTTTTGCTCAATTATGTAAATCCAATGGCAATGAATTGCTGGGCGTTAAATAAGGCTACGAATATAAAAAATGTAGGGCTTTGTCACAGTGTTCAAGGAACTGCTGAATTTTTAGCAAAGATTATTGGGGCAAAAATGGAAGAAATTTCTTATCTGTGTGCAGGTATAAACCACATGGCATGGTTTTTAAAATTTGAGTGGAAAGGAAAAGATGCATATCCTCTTATAAGAGAAAAAGCAAATGACCCAGAAATCTATACACAGGATGTTACAAAATTCGAGATACTAAAACATTTTGGATATTATGTTTCAGAGTCAAGTTTTCACATGTCTGAATATGTTCCCTATTTTAGAAAGAGCGACAATTGGATAAATAAAATCCATAGAACCCATTCATGGCACAAAGAACATTACAATGGTATGTATTTGCATTGCTGCTTAGATGCTGCGAAAACTTTGCTTGAAGACCTGAAGAAAATGGCAGAGGCAGACTACATCGACCCGAAAAGAAGTAACGAATACTGTGCAACTATCATCCATTCCATAGAGACAAATACTCCAAGTGTGATAAATGGTAATGTTGAAAACAAGGATGTGATAACAAATTTGCCTGAAGGATGCTGTGTTGAAGTGCCATGCTTGGTTGACAAAAATGGTATTCAGCCAACTTATGTTGGAGATCTTCCTCCACAGCTTGCAGCTTTGAACAGAACAAATATAAATGTTCAAGAGCTAACTGTTCTTGCTGCTTTGACAGGTGATAGGGAAGCAGTTTATCATGCAATTATGATGGACCCTCTCACAAGTGCAGTTTTGGACTTAGGAACAATACGCCAGATGGTAGACGAGATGTTTGAAGCTGAAAAAGAATGGCTGCCAGAAAAGTTTTATAGGTAA
- a CDS encoding GNAT family N-acetyltransferase, translated as MEFVVRRATYDDVKAIKEITKEAFTKYCELAGIDPAKNAAVNETEEDIKRDIDTKEVYVAFMDGIIVGTIRVEIFPDKTAYISRFGVRLNYQNNGVGKALMKVVDERLKELGVKKVYLHTASKVRDLVRFYYARGFYIVSTSNENGYIRALLCKEYDEEN; from the coding sequence ATGGAATTTGTTGTTCGAAGAGCAACTTATGATGATGTAAAGGCTATAAAAGAAATAACAAAAGAGGCGTTTACAAAGTATTGTGAGCTTGCAGGTATTGACCCTGCCAAAAATGCGGCTGTGAATGAGACTGAAGAGGATATAAAAAGGGATATTGATACCAAAGAGGTTTATGTTGCTTTTATGGACGGAATAATTGTGGGCACAATCAGGGTTGAAATCTTTCCTGACAAAACAGCATATATTAGCCGTTTTGGTGTAAGGCTCAACTATCAAAACAATGGCGTTGGCAAGGCACTTATGAAAGTTGTTGATGAGAGACTCAAAGAGCTTGGGGTCAAAAAGGTTTATCTTCACACTGCATCTAAGGTAAGAGATCTGGTTCGATTCTACTATGCAAGGGGTTTTTATATTGTATCAACATCAAATGAAAATGGGTACATCAGAGCACTTCTGTGTAAAGAGTATGATGAAGAAAATTAA